Proteins from one Podarcis raffonei isolate rPodRaf1 chromosome 1, rPodRaf1.pri, whole genome shotgun sequence genomic window:
- the SSB gene encoding lupus La protein, which produces MAENGDSENMSDLERKVCQQIEYYFGDHNLPRDKFLQEKIKLDDGWVTLETLIKFNRLNRLTKDFDVIVGALKKSTTELMEISEDKAKVRRSPNKPLPEVTEQYKNAVKSRSVYIKGFPQDATLDDIKEWLDSKGKVENIQMRKTIQKTFKGSVFAVFDSVESAKQFVETPNQKYKDTELIVLFRDDYFAKKNDEKKRNRLEAKAKAKQEKEEKQKQAEDAEMKSLEEKQGCLLKFFGDLEDQTCREDLHALFSGHGEIKWIDFVRGAKEGIILFKSSAKEALDKAQTANDGSLQLRGREVTWDVLEGDVAREALKKIMEGQQELLNKKKGKGRKGKGKGGKGPQGAQDRKVKFQGKKTKFESEDEEEGEDESATGAASPKKRPLEEAEKEEPARKQLKTENGAGDAE; this is translated from the exons ATGGCCGAAAATGGAGACAGCGAAAACATGTCTGACTTGGAAAGGAAAGTCTGCCAGCAGATTGAG TACTATTTTGGCGACCACAACTTGCCACGGGACAAGTTCCTCCAGGAGAAGATCAAGCTGGACGATGGCTGGGTGACTTTGGAAACGTTAATCAAATTCAACAG GTTAAATCGCCTCACTAAAGACTTCGATGTAATAGTGGGGGCGTTGAAAAAATCAACGACTGAGCTGATGGAAATTAGCGAAGACAAAGCTAAAGTCCGAAGATCTCCAAACAAACCTTTGCCGGAAGTGACGGAGCAATATAAGAACGCGGTTAAAAGCAGATCTGTGTATATT AAAGGTTTTCCACAGGATGCAACCCTTGATGATATCAAGGAATGGCTAGATAGTAAAGGCAAAGTTGAAAACATTCAGATGCGGAAAACCATTCAGAAAACGTTCAAG GGATCAGTATTTGCAGTTTTTGACAGCGTCGAATCTGCCAAACAGTTCGTTGAAACTCCAAACCAAAAATACAAGGACACGGAGCTTATTGTACTGTTCAG GGATGATTACTTTGCGAAGAAGAACGATGAGAAAAAACGGAACAGATTGGAAGCGAAAGCAAAGGCCAAGCA ggagaaagaggagaaacAGAAGCAAGCGGAAGATGCGGAAATG AAATCTCTGGAGGAGAAGCAAGGCTGCTTGCTGAAGTTCTTTGGAGACCTGGAAGATCAGACTTGCCGAGAAGACCTCCATGCCCTTTTCTCTGGCCATGGCGAAATTAAATGGATAGACTTTGTCAGAGGTGCCAAAGAG GGAATCATCCTGTTCAAGAGCAGCGCCAAAGAAGCGCTGGATAAAGCCCAGACGGCAAATGACGGGAGCCTGCAGCTGCGAGGCAGAGAGGTGACGTGGGACGTGTTGGAAGGAGACGTGGCGAGAGAAGCGCTCAAGAAAATCATGGAGGGGCAGCAAGAACTGTTgaacaaaaagaaaggaaaag GCCgcaaaggtaaaggaaaaggtggCAAGGGACCTCAAGGTGCGCAGGACAGGAAAGTGAAATTCCAAGGCAAGAAAACGAAGTTTGAGAGTGAAGATGAAGAAGAGGGGGAAGACGAAAGTGCGACAG GGGCGGCGAGTCCAAAGAAAAGACCACTGGAAGAGGCTGAGAAGGAAGAGCCTGCCCGCAAACAGCTGAAGACAGAAAATGGAGCTGGAGATGCAGAATAG